The following are encoded together in the Streptomyces tsukubensis genome:
- a CDS encoding ScbR family autoregulator-binding transcription factor, protein MKAGTIVEYKQDRAVFPVPERAEFTAGQQAARSPELHQERAVQTRRQILESAAILFDQNGYAGTSVKDVADHVGMTKGAVYFHYPSKEALTVAVVQAHYDRWPRLLEAVQAEGLGPMDTLVELLDRTAMTFRDDAVVQGGARLMMEQPLVEGSLPQPYVGWVDLIELLLTQAMDAGELREGVSPTAAAHTLVAAFFGTQHISARLDLRVDLVKRWEEARDLLSYALRA, encoded by the coding sequence ATGAAGGCGGGAACCATCGTGGAGTACAAGCAGGACAGGGCCGTTTTCCCAGTTCCGGAGCGCGCGGAGTTCACCGCCGGGCAGCAGGCCGCCCGCAGCCCGGAACTGCACCAGGAACGAGCCGTCCAGACGCGCAGGCAGATTCTGGAGTCCGCGGCCATACTCTTCGATCAGAACGGGTACGCGGGGACGTCGGTGAAGGACGTCGCCGACCACGTGGGCATGACCAAGGGCGCGGTGTACTTCCACTACCCCTCCAAGGAGGCGCTCACCGTCGCGGTGGTCCAGGCGCACTACGACCGCTGGCCCCGGCTCCTCGAAGCCGTGCAGGCCGAGGGGCTCGGCCCGATGGACACCCTGGTCGAACTGCTCGACCGGACAGCGATGACCTTCAGGGACGACGCGGTCGTGCAGGGCGGCGCCCGCCTCATGATGGAACAGCCCCTGGTGGAAGGCTCGTTGCCGCAGCCGTACGTGGGCTGGGTGGACCTGATCGAACTGCTGCTCACCCAGGCCATGGACGCGGGCGAACTGCGCGAGGGCGTGTCCCCCACGGCGGCGGCCCACACGCTGGTCGCCGCGTTCTTCGGCACCCAGCACATCTCCGCCCGACTGGACCTCCGCGTCGATCTGGTCAAACGCTGGGAAGAGGCCAGGGACCTGCTCTCGTACGCGCTGCGCGCCTGA
- a CDS encoding DUF3592 domain-containing protein has product MKILFLAIPALIACVALGMAVSAMRERLRLRAAWRGGLTAEAHCRRTYATTGRRGGSGTSTTLHHVYEFTARDGRTVRFEEEDGPATTLEGDIVVVSYAADHPERATAQEPGTALRHTAHTVGLLLFCAVMVAFCVFFATSALRSL; this is encoded by the coding sequence ATGAAGATTCTGTTTCTCGCCATACCCGCACTCATCGCCTGCGTCGCGCTCGGCATGGCGGTGTCGGCGATGCGTGAGCGGCTGCGGCTCCGCGCCGCCTGGCGCGGCGGACTGACCGCGGAGGCGCACTGCCGGCGGACCTACGCGACGACCGGCAGGAGGGGCGGCTCGGGCACGTCCACGACGCTCCACCACGTGTACGAGTTCACCGCGCGGGACGGCAGGACCGTGCGGTTCGAGGAGGAGGACGGCCCCGCCACGACCCTTGAGGGCGACATCGTGGTGGTGAGTTACGCGGCCGACCACCCGGAGCGGGCCACGGCCCAGGAGCCGGGCACCGCCCTGAGGCACACCGCTCACACCGTCGGACTGTTGCTCTTCTGCGCTGTGATGGTGGCGTTCTGCGTCTTCTTCGCGACGAGCGCCCTACGGTCGCTCTGA
- a CDS encoding DUF2180 family protein, whose amino-acid sequence MLCYECALDDRRQASAAVCTRCGIAVCTEHSAVTTVRPRRAIGLGTTTLGSPARLATCTTCR is encoded by the coding sequence ATGCTTTGCTACGAGTGCGCTCTCGACGACCGCCGGCAGGCGTCCGCGGCCGTCTGCACCCGGTGCGGTATCGCCGTATGCACGGAGCACTCCGCGGTCACGACGGTGCGCCCCCGCAGGGCCATCGGCCTCGGCACCACCACCCTGGGCAGCCCGGCACGCCTGGCGACCTGCACCACTTGCCGGTGA